The proteins below come from a single Papaver somniferum cultivar HN1 chromosome 11, ASM357369v1, whole genome shotgun sequence genomic window:
- the LOC113321583 gene encoding uncharacterized protein LOC113321583, with the protein MYRYLWFQLGVNLKRTTAITINGESSSTSSLAPPPAKYFSRIQNQNSRVVTSTFSSFSTTTSDKTKLTSPDSDSEFIVSYLINSCGLSQGKAITVSKKLKFKTTSNPDSVLTLLRAHGFTESHITKLVTKFPFILSFKPDKTLKPRFDFFKSKGFYGIDLANFISNDPTILRRSLNRSVIPSFGILKSIVKSDECVVKIIKRNCWILGPNEVKKVIVNLELLRNEGVPETNIRTGLSSQPRVYTQSANRFKEIVERVKEMRFHHLQTIFLKAIHGLTSMTEANWRKKMDVYKRWGWSEDHIRTAFRKHPHCMAASEKKIMAVMNFLVNEMGYNTLSISEASKVFCYSFKGRINPRCSVVKILVSKGLIQKDFCINSFITIVDKSFLEKFVTKYEQEVPGLMKVFQCQLNYQDLL; encoded by the coding sequence ATgtatcgatatttgtggtttcaatTGGGAGTTAATCTGAAGAGGACGACTGCCATCACCATCAATGGAGAATCTTCTTCTACATCCTCATTAGCACCACCACCAGCTAAGTATTTTTCCAGAATACAAAATCAAAATTCTAGGGTTGTTACTTCCACTTTCTCTTCCTTCTCTACTACTACTAGTGATAAAACTAAGCTTACTTCtcctgattctgattctgaattTATAgtttcttatttgattaattcaTGTGGATTGTCACAAGGTAAAGCAATTACTGTTTCTAAAaaactcaaattcaaaaccaCATCTAATCCCGATTCAGTCTTAACTTTACTTAGAGCTCACGGATTTACTGAATCCCACATTACTAAACTAGTCACTAAGTTTCCATTCATCCTCTCATTCAAACcagataaaaccctaaaacctagATTTGATTTTTTCAAATCCAAAGGGTTTTATGGAATTGACCTTGCCAACTTCATCTCAAATGACCCTACAATCCTGAGGCGTAGTTTAAATAGAAGCGTAATCCCATCATTTGGTATTCTTAAGAGCATTGTTAAGTCTGATGAATGCGTCGTTAAAATAATTAAACGAAATTGTTGGATTCTCGGTCCAAACGAAGTTAAAAAAGTGATTGTCAACCTAGAGCTTTTGAGAAATGAAGGTGTCCCTGAAACTAATATACGTACGGGATTAAGCTCCCAACCAAGAGTATATACCCAGAGTGCCAATAGATTTAAAGAGATTGTAGAAAGGGTTAAAGAAATGAGGTTCCATCACTTACAAACCATATTTCTTAAGGCTATACATGGATTGACATCAATGACCGAAGCCAATTGGAGAAAAAAGATGGATGTTTACAAGAGATGGGGTTGGTCTGAAGATCACATTCGTACTGCATTTAGGAAACATCCTCATTGTATGGCGGCGTCCGAGAAGAAGATTATGGCGGTTATGAATTTTCTTGTGAACGAAATGGGTTATAATACGTTAAGTATTTCTGAAGCCTCAAAAGTTTTTTGCTATAGCTTCAAGGGTAGGATCAACCCTAGGTGTTCTGTTGTCAAGATTTTAGTCTCCAAGGGTCTGATTCAGAAAGATTTTTGTATTAATTCATTCATAACAATTGTGGACAAGTCTTTTCTGGAAAAATTTGTGACAAAATATGAGCAAGAAGTTCCTGGACTAATGAAGGTATTCCAATGTCAGCTGAATTACCAAGACCTACTTTAA
- the LOC113323055 gene encoding solute carrier family 35 member F2-like yields the protein MLFDAMIEWRNKNVLGVIFVLFLGQLVSTNLALNSFTSSLLANHSVNAPLTQCLLCYSLLALVYTPIVLYRRQKLAVPWYWYLLLGFIDVQGNLCVVKAYQYSSITSVMLLDCWTTPWAMILTWILIGTRYSLCQFFGAAICMAGLCLVVFSDSVGGASGGKNPLLGDGLVIAGTVCYALSNVGMEYCVKKKNRVEVLSMLGIFGVLVSICQIILMERNNLEEIKWSPEIISLFGCYAVSAFVFYSTIPCVLKLGGAVLFNLSLLTSDVWGVIIRVFGFHQKIQWLYYVSFITVGVGLIIYSTNDQNSITTTNVENENESGNSQYQLLDEENKGVRSQTALT from the exons ATGTTGTTTGATGCAATGATTGAATGGAGGAACAAGAATGTGTTGGGAGTGATATTTGTTCTGTTCTTGGGGCAGCTTGTTTCAACTAATCTTGCTCTTAATAGTTTCACTTCATCTCTATTAGCTAATCACA GTGTGAATGCACCTCTAACTCAATGTCTGTTATGTTATAGTTTACTTGCACTTGTTTACACTCCAATTGTATTATATCGACGACAAAAATTAGCG GTACCTTGGTATTGGTATCTTCTTTTAGGGTTTATTGATGTTCAAGGGAATTTGTGTG TTGTTAAGGCATATCAATACTCGTCAATTACAAGTGTGATGCTGTTGGATTGTTGGACAACACCATGGGCCATGATCCTTACATGGATTCTCATAGGGACTCGATATTCTCTATGTCAGTTCTTTGGTGCAGCCATTTGCATGGCAGGACTTTGTTTAGTAGTCTTTTCCGATTCAGTGGGTGGTGCCTCTG GTGGAAAAAATCCTCTTCTCGGAGATGGACTTGTAATTGCAGGAACGGTTTGTTATGCGTTGAGTAACGTTGGAATG GAATATTGTGTTAAGAAGAAAAACCGTGTTGAAGTTCTTTCGATGCTTGGTATTTTTGGAGTGCTCGTGAGCATTTGTCAAAT AATTTTGATGGAGAGGAATAATCTGGAAGAGATTAAGTGGTCTCCTGAAATT ATATCGCTCTTTGGCTGCTACGCAGTCTCAGCTTTTGTGTTCTATTCAACTATTCCTTGTGTTTTGAAG TTGGGTGGAGCTGTTCTGTTCAACCTCTCACTTTTAACATCGGATGTATGGGGAGTGATCATCCGCGTTTTTGGTTTCCACCAAAAG ATACAATGGTTATACTATGTCTCCTTTATCACCGTAGGAGTCGGACTCATCATTTATTCAACAAA TGATCAAAATTCTATTACCACAACAAATGTGGAGAACGAGAATGAGAGTGGCAATAGTCAATACCAACTACTCGATGAAGAAAACAAGGGTGTCAGAAGCCAGACGGCACTAACCTAA